From a region of the Sporosarcina ureilytica genome:
- the trpB gene encoding tryptophan synthase subunit beta — MVKERETIEKAGRYGKFGGQYVPETLMTALNELEAAYDEAMEDTAFLAEVDYYLTDFVGRETPLYFAERLTKEAGGAKIYLKREDLNHTGAHKINNTIGQALLAVRMGKKKIVAETGAGQHGVATATVCALFDLECTIFMGKEDIRRQALNVFRMELLGAKVVSVDQGAGTLKDAVNEALRYWVTNVEDTHYILGSALGPHPFPKIVRDFQRVIGVETRRQVIEKENRLPDAVVACVGGGSNAIGMFHPFVEDEEVALYGVEAAGSGISTGLHSAAIADEKEGVLHGAYMYILQDEDGLIQEAHSISAGLDYPAIGPEHSYLHDIGRVTYTSVTDEGALEALQLLSKKEGILPALESAHAVQFAVKLASEMKKDEIVVICLSGRGDKDVQTIKDALGGEER; from the coding sequence ATGGTAAAAGAAAGAGAAACGATTGAAAAAGCAGGAAGATACGGTAAGTTTGGTGGGCAATACGTGCCTGAGACGTTAATGACGGCATTGAATGAATTGGAAGCAGCGTATGATGAGGCGATGGAGGATACAGCATTTTTAGCGGAAGTAGATTATTATTTAACGGATTTTGTCGGGAGAGAAACACCGCTTTATTTCGCGGAACGTCTTACGAAAGAAGCAGGCGGGGCGAAGATTTACTTGAAGCGTGAAGATTTAAATCATACAGGTGCCCATAAAATTAACAATACGATCGGTCAAGCATTGCTTGCGGTACGTATGGGGAAAAAGAAAATTGTCGCTGAGACGGGAGCAGGTCAACACGGAGTTGCGACGGCCACGGTTTGTGCGTTATTCGACTTAGAATGTACGATTTTCATGGGGAAGGAAGATATTCGCAGGCAAGCACTCAATGTATTTCGGATGGAATTACTCGGTGCTAAAGTTGTATCGGTTGACCAAGGTGCTGGGACGTTAAAAGATGCAGTCAATGAAGCACTTCGTTACTGGGTCACAAATGTGGAAGATACACATTATATTTTAGGATCTGCACTAGGACCACACCCGTTTCCAAAGATTGTTCGTGATTTTCAACGTGTGATTGGCGTGGAGACGAGGCGCCAAGTTATAGAAAAGGAAAATCGATTGCCTGATGCTGTTGTTGCTTGTGTAGGCGGCGGCAGTAATGCAATCGGCATGTTCCATCCTTTTGTGGAAGACGAAGAAGTTGCATTATATGGTGTAGAAGCAGCAGGTAGCGGGATTTCAACCGGGTTACATTCTGCAGCCATTGCGGATGAAAAAGAAGGTGTCTTGCACGGTGCCTATATGTATATCTTGCAAGATGAAGACGGTTTAATTCAAGAAGCCCATTCGATTTCAGCGGGACTGGATTACCCGGCAATTGGGCCAGAACATAGTTATTTACATGATATTGGAAGAGTCACATACACTTCTGTAACAGATGAAGGTGCATTGGAGGCACTGCAATTATTGTCGAAAAAAGAAGGCATTTTGCCGGCACTTGAAAGCGCGCATGCTGTTCAATTTGCGGTTAAGCTTGCAAGTGAAATGAAGAAAGATGAAATTGTTGTTATTTGTCTTTCTGGACGTGGGGATAAAGACGTTCAAACAATTAAGGATGCATTGGGAGGGGAAGAGCGATGA
- the trpA gene encoding tryptophan synthase subunit alpha: MTKQLLTEAIVQSVNQGGKAFVPYIMAGDGGLEKLKKDILFLQESGVTAIELGIPFSDPVADGPVIQAAGERALTHGVTLRKVLQAIHSFKDEVTVPLVLMTYLNPIICYGIDQFVRDCAASGVSGIIVPDLPLEESALLQPALQEADIALIPLVSLTSPVERIEKIVAESEGFIYAVTVNGITGVRNGFGDALENHLQKLKDISPVPVLAGFGISTVEQVQNIGASVDGVIVGSAIVQALHEEEYGKIKSLINASKPTPITK, encoded by the coding sequence ATGACGAAACAGTTGTTAACGGAGGCGATTGTTCAGAGTGTAAATCAGGGAGGAAAGGCATTTGTCCCTTACATAATGGCGGGAGATGGAGGTTTAGAAAAGCTGAAAAAGGACATTTTATTCCTCCAAGAAAGTGGCGTTACAGCGATTGAGCTTGGTATTCCATTTTCCGATCCTGTCGCGGATGGCCCCGTCATTCAAGCCGCTGGTGAACGTGCATTGACACACGGCGTTACGCTCCGAAAAGTCCTACAAGCCATTCATTCTTTTAAAGATGAGGTGACAGTTCCGCTCGTGTTAATGACGTATTTAAATCCAATCATCTGTTACGGCATTGATCAGTTTGTAAGGGATTGTGCAGCGTCAGGAGTAAGCGGAATTATCGTTCCAGATTTACCGTTGGAAGAAAGCGCGTTATTACAGCCTGCGCTTCAAGAAGCAGATATTGCGCTTATCCCACTTGTTTCGCTAACGAGCCCAGTAGAACGAATTGAAAAAATTGTTGCTGAAAGTGAAGGTTTTATTTATGCAGTCACTGTGAATGGCATTACAGGGGTAAGAAATGGATTTGGTGATGCACTAGAAAATCATTTGCAAAAATTAAAAGACATAAGCCCGGTTCCTGTGCTTGCTGGATTCGGAATATCCACTGTTGAGCAAGTGCAGAATATCGGCGCATCTGTAGATGGGGTAATCGTAGGAAGTGCTATTGTTCAAGCGTTGCATGAGGAAGAATATGGTAAGATAAAGTCATTAATAAACGCCTCCAAACCGACGCCTATCACAAAATAA
- a CDS encoding DUF4003 family protein yields MNTGMFRNEVEMTYEKVKSLAGWTVDKDVVLTITSYYVTSEREFDAESLNRAMDAIKDKTGWFSPLRGNLLPMIAAFLDRPDVVIEEEVTRLFDKQRMLRSVGFRNTIHSYLAALLMTDDPDLYEMEARQAKALFVEMKKQHYFLTSDDDYAYAVLLGNRGFNPVEHAKAMRLYYDTLRKQGFRGGNELQWMSQVLTYIEAPFQESNVLRAHEITNFLKEKAKVRQVHYPMIGFLTVFGIQDKELEKILDLTQSLEETKILKGKREMALSISIGYVLNELIENQTALSVSLATSTELIIQAQQAIMAATIAAMASSAATNSSNS; encoded by the coding sequence GTGAATACGGGTATGTTTCGAAATGAAGTAGAAATGACATATGAAAAAGTGAAATCATTAGCTGGATGGACGGTTGATAAAGATGTTGTACTGACAATTACTTCCTATTACGTCACTTCAGAGAGAGAGTTTGATGCGGAAAGTTTAAATCGGGCAATGGATGCGATTAAGGATAAAACAGGCTGGTTTTCTCCTCTACGGGGTAATCTACTGCCAATGATTGCTGCATTTCTCGATAGACCTGACGTAGTAATTGAAGAAGAGGTGACCCGTCTATTTGATAAGCAGCGTATGTTACGTTCTGTTGGTTTTCGGAATACCATTCATTCGTATTTAGCGGCACTGCTCATGACAGACGATCCTGATTTGTATGAGATGGAAGCTAGACAAGCAAAAGCATTATTTGTTGAAATGAAGAAACAACATTATTTTTTAACATCTGATGATGATTATGCTTACGCAGTTTTACTTGGCAATAGAGGTTTTAATCCAGTTGAACATGCAAAGGCAATGCGCCTATATTATGATACGCTTCGTAAACAAGGGTTTCGCGGTGGCAATGAATTGCAATGGATGTCCCAAGTGTTGACATATATTGAAGCACCTTTTCAAGAGTCAAATGTTTTAAGGGCGCATGAAATTACAAACTTTTTAAAAGAGAAAGCGAAAGTTCGACAAGTCCATTATCCGATGATTGGTTTTCTAACTGTATTCGGTATACAGGATAAAGAGCTAGAGAAAATTTTAGATTTAACCCAGTCACTGGAGGAAACAAAAATCCTAAAAGGGAAAAGAGAAATGGCACTCTCGATATCAATCGGATATGTATTAAATGAGTTAATTGAAAATCAGACAGCCCTAAGTGTAAGTCTTGCAACTTCTACGGAACTGATTATACAGGCCCAACAAGCGATTATGGCTGCAACGATTGCTGCAATGGCTTCGTCTGCGGCAACGAACTCTTCAAACTCTTGA
- a CDS encoding ABC transporter ATP-binding protein, whose translation MSNGILEIKNLTTSFRIGDEYYPAVDDVSLTVNKNEVLAIVGESGCGKSALAFSIMGLHRHAKIDGEIMYNGQNLNGMSPEQLNKLRGSSLGMIFQDPLTALNPLMIIGQQIDEVLYLHNRSMSPAKRKEKVLSLLEEVGILYPERTYEQFPHELSGGMRQRIIIAIAIANNPGLLIADEPTTALDATIQSQILDLINQLKENMKAGIVLITHDLGVVAEIADRVAVMYAGQIVEIADVHTLFENPLHPYTKSLLNSIPSSVAPKSELHVIQGIVPSLQNLPRKGCRFSARIPWIDESKHAENPTLNEVEPGHFVRCTCYKDFYLPSEREDGHHGIS comes from the coding sequence GTGTCGAATGGTATTCTTGAGATTAAAAATTTGACAACGTCATTTCGAATTGGTGATGAGTACTATCCAGCAGTCGATGATGTTTCACTTACAGTAAATAAAAATGAGGTATTAGCCATCGTTGGAGAGTCAGGATGCGGAAAGAGTGCTTTAGCATTCTCTATTATGGGGCTTCATCGTCATGCAAAAATCGATGGTGAAATCATGTATAATGGTCAAAATTTAAATGGCATGTCTCCTGAGCAATTAAATAAATTAAGAGGTAGTTCGTTAGGGATGATATTCCAAGACCCATTAACGGCTTTAAACCCATTAATGATTATTGGTCAACAAATCGATGAAGTTCTTTATTTACATAATCGATCAATGTCGCCTGCGAAGCGAAAAGAAAAGGTATTGTCTCTACTAGAAGAGGTAGGGATTCTTTATCCCGAAAGAACATATGAACAATTTCCACATGAATTATCGGGTGGTATGAGACAAAGAATTATTATAGCGATTGCAATCGCGAATAATCCTGGCCTTTTAATCGCGGATGAACCGACAACAGCGTTGGACGCAACAATACAATCACAAATTTTAGATTTAATTAATCAATTAAAAGAAAATATGAAAGCTGGGATTGTGTTAATTACGCATGACCTAGGTGTCGTAGCTGAAATCGCTGACAGGGTCGCGGTTATGTATGCGGGTCAAATTGTTGAAATTGCAGATGTGCATACTTTGTTTGAAAATCCATTACATCCTTATACGAAATCATTATTAAACTCAATTCCATCATCAGTTGCACCGAAGTCAGAGTTGCATGTCATTCAAGGGATTGTACCATCTTTGCAAAACTTGCCTAGAAAGGGTTGCCGTTTTAGTGCAAGAATCCCATGGATAGACGAATCAAAACATGCAGAAAACCCTACTTTAAATGAAGTAGAACCAGGACACTTTGTTCGATGTACATGCTATAAAGATTTTTATTTACCAAGTGAAAGGGAGGATGGACATCATGGCATATCTTGA
- a CDS encoding ABC transporter ATP-binding protein, with translation MAYLEVNDLKVHFPIKGGILGRTVDHVKAVDGVSLRIEKGMTYGLVGESGSGKSTTGRAIMGLNQITEGNIILNGKDVTNERGTRETFRKEVQMIFQDPYSSLNPRKRVYDILAEPLRNFQKLSKEEENKRIHELLKTVGLSPESIHKYPHQFSGGQRQRIGIARAVALQPKLIIADEPVSALDVSVQAQVLNFMQEIQKEYGLTYIFIGHDLGVIRHVCDRIGIMYKGRFVEEGNTDEIFNNPQHIYTKRLVSAIPDINPRNRQRQIDLRAQVKKEYEESYDKYFDEDGSVYPLQRISDTHLVALPRRGE, from the coding sequence ATGGCATATCTTGAGGTAAATGATTTAAAGGTCCATTTTCCAATTAAGGGCGGTATTCTAGGAAGAACAGTTGACCATGTTAAAGCGGTAGATGGTGTTTCACTACGTATTGAAAAAGGAATGACTTATGGATTAGTCGGAGAATCAGGGTCAGGTAAGTCGACGACTGGTCGCGCGATTATGGGCTTAAACCAAATCACAGAAGGTAATATTATTTTAAATGGGAAAGACGTAACAAATGAAAGAGGAACAAGAGAAACATTCCGAAAAGAAGTACAAATGATTTTTCAGGACCCTTACTCGTCTTTGAATCCTCGCAAACGCGTTTATGACATATTGGCAGAACCGTTACGTAATTTTCAAAAATTATCGAAAGAGGAAGAGAATAAAAGAATCCATGAATTATTAAAAACAGTTGGGCTCAGTCCAGAAAGTATACATAAATATCCGCACCAATTTTCTGGTGGGCAAAGACAAAGGATTGGGATTGCACGTGCAGTGGCATTACAACCGAAACTAATTATTGCCGACGAACCAGTCTCTGCACTGGATGTATCTGTACAAGCACAGGTTCTTAACTTTATGCAAGAGATTCAAAAAGAGTACGGATTAACCTATATTTTTATTGGACATGATTTAGGTGTCATTAGACATGTTTGTGACCGAATTGGGATTATGTATAAAGGTAGATTTGTGGAAGAAGGAAATACTGATGAAATTTTTAATAATCCACAACATATCTACACAAAGCGATTGGTATCAGCGATTCCTGATATTAATCCTAGAAATCGTCAAAGACAAATTGACCTTCGTGCACAAGTTAAAAAAGAGTATGAAGAATCGTATGATAAATATTTTGATGAAGATGGATCTGTTTATCCATTACAACGAATTTCAGACACGCATTTAGTCGCGTTACCAAGGCGGGGTGAGTAA
- the opp4B gene encoding oligopeptide ABC transporter permease — MWKFIVRRVLIMIPQLILLSILIFFLASMMPGDALSGQIDPSLDYQTIEKKREELGFNDPWYQQYGRWVSGVVQGDFGMSFRHKVEVTELLSERMTNTLWLSLLSLIITYLIAIPLGIISGRYNDRLADQLITGYTYIGFATPLFIFALLMVWFFGFHLDWFPTGGSVKPGTEPGSLAYIISKLHHMLLPALSMALIATVGTVQYLRSEIIDTKQKDFILTARAKGASESRIYNRHIFRNALLPIAAFFGYEMAGLIGGSIFVETIFSYPGMGQLFLDSINLRDYSVVTATVLLFGLAAILGSLISDIVLSLVDPRIRIK; from the coding sequence ATGTGGAAGTTTATTGTAAGGCGTGTACTCATCATGATTCCGCAATTAATTTTATTGAGTATCTTAATCTTTTTTCTAGCAAGTATGATGCCAGGAGATGCATTATCTGGGCAGATTGACCCTAGTTTAGACTATCAAACAATCGAAAAGAAACGTGAAGAACTGGGTTTTAACGATCCATGGTATCAACAATACGGCCGGTGGGTGTCTGGTGTCGTTCAAGGCGATTTTGGCATGTCATTCAGACATAAGGTGGAAGTAACGGAATTACTATCAGAACGGATGACGAATACTTTATGGTTATCGCTACTTTCGTTAATCATTACCTATCTCATTGCGATTCCACTCGGAATTATTAGTGGCCGATATAATGATCGCTTAGCAGATCAACTTATTACTGGCTATACATATATTGGATTCGCAACGCCGTTATTCATTTTTGCATTATTAATGGTTTGGTTTTTTGGTTTCCATTTGGATTGGTTTCCGACAGGCGGAAGTGTAAAACCAGGAACAGAACCAGGATCACTTGCTTACATTATCAGTAAACTACACCATATGTTACTGCCTGCTCTGTCAATGGCATTAATTGCAACAGTAGGAACTGTTCAATATTTACGAAGTGAAATTATCGATACGAAACAAAAAGATTTCATTCTCACTGCAAGAGCAAAGGGAGCGTCGGAGTCTAGAATCTATAATCGTCATATTTTCAGAAATGCATTACTACCAATTGCTGCATTTTTCGGTTATGAAATGGCAGGGTTAATTGGCGGCTCGATTTTCGTTGAGACGATTTTTAGTTACCCAGGAATGGGACAACTATTTTTAGACTCTATTAATCTACGAGACTATTCTGTAGTTACAGCGACGGTATTACTCTTCGGCTTAGCTGCAATTCTTGGGTCATTAATTTCAGATATTGTATTAAGTCTTGTAGACCCTCGAATTCGGATTAAATAA
- a CDS encoding ABC transporter permease produces the protein METNQSSVNIEAKEELEESPSGLRVIWRELLKDKLALTSLVLLILIAAFVYGISLFLNQDEIVKVDLFAINEAPSSEYWLGTDYGGRDVFGQLIIGTKNSLTIGILVTLMSGFIGIVVGIISGYFGGTVDNIMMRVVDFFMVLPFLMIVIVFVAIVPKYSIMSFSLIMTLFLWMGITRLIRSRALQEAELDYIQASKTLGSSHIKIMFTQLLPNLSSLIIVTMTLNLAANIGIESGLSFLGFGFPESTPSLGTLLSYARNPQVLEHRWWIWLPAALLILVLMLAVRNVGEAMKRATDARQRRG, from the coding sequence ATGGAAACAAATCAATCAAGTGTAAATATAGAGGCTAAAGAAGAACTTGAAGAAAGTCCAAGTGGTTTAAGAGTCATTTGGCGTGAATTATTGAAAGATAAATTGGCATTGACATCGTTAGTGCTTTTAATTTTAATCGCGGCATTTGTTTATGGGATTTCACTCTTTTTAAACCAAGATGAAATTGTAAAGGTAGACTTGTTTGCAATTAATGAAGCGCCTTCAAGTGAATATTGGCTTGGAACAGATTACGGTGGACGTGATGTATTTGGACAATTAATTATCGGTACGAAAAACTCATTGACCATTGGGATTTTAGTCACGTTAATGAGTGGTTTTATCGGCATTGTTGTCGGAATTATTTCAGGTTACTTCGGTGGCACGGTCGATAATATTATGATGCGCGTTGTTGACTTTTTCATGGTATTGCCATTTTTAATGATTGTTATCGTTTTTGTTGCGATTGTTCCAAAGTATAGCATTATGTCTTTTTCATTAATTATGACGTTGTTTTTATGGATGGGAATTACCCGGCTTATTCGATCTAGAGCCTTACAAGAAGCCGAGTTAGATTATATTCAAGCGTCTAAAACATTAGGCTCATCACATATTAAGATTATGTTTACGCAACTATTGCCAAACTTAAGTTCTTTAATTATTGTGACGATGACTTTGAATTTAGCAGCGAATATTGGGATTGAATCCGGCCTATCGTTTTTAGGTTTTGGATTTCCTGAATCTACGCCGAGTTTAGGGACGTTATTAAGTTATGCGCGAAATCCACAAGTATTGGAACATAGATGGTGGATTTGGTTACCGGCAGCGCTGCTCATTTTGGTTTTAATGTTAGCAGTGCGAAATGTTGGAGAAGCGATGAAACGAGCAACAGATGCAAGGCAAAGAAGAGGTTAA